The genomic DNA AACTTAGTCTTACAGCGTTCTTCTTGAAGTCTTCATCATATTGCTGGCGAATTTTGGACATGATTATATTCTCCTCTCGTATAACTCTATCTTATCATCATGTCCGAAATTGTAACATGGACCCCTACACCACCAATCAAGGGAGTGTATGGAGTTTGCAGGAGCAAAAACTACAGGTCATCGAAGGCAAAGCGACACTAAGAGTAATCCAGGCGGACCTTGAAGACGGGAGAGTCCTTGGAACCGTTGCTCTTTGCAGTGATTCGCCTAGTGGCTCCCAGGTGTTCTCATTACGAGTGCAAGCTTCCGCTTGGTGTTTCCGGGGGGACTGGGTCTTGCTCGAACCGGGGAGAGAGGTGTTTACGAAGGAGATCGGCCACTTGTCCGCCGATGAGCAGTGGGTGGATTTCGTTTTCGAGCTCCCCGAATTCGCAGCGCCAACCACAGCGATCGTCAGGTTGACGGTCATTCCCGATCTTACGAATACCAACTTGCAGGTGGAACAGGAGGCCGCTGAGGTCTACTATACCTATCGGGATCCAAAGGTCCAGTCGCCTCTTTCTGCTTACACCGATCGGAAGGCAGCGGCCCAGCGCACCCGACGGATCATCTACAATAACGACGGCAACGATAATCCCTCCCTGCCGGTGACCCCGATCAGCTTCTTGCAACGGCGGACCCTGGGCCTTGAGTACACCCAGGTGGACACGATCTCCTACTGTACCGGCATCTTTAACCTTTACACCCATCATAGTGACGAGACTGAGCTGCATTACTCCACCGGGAGCACACCGCCGGAGGCGGTGTCTTGGGCTCTCCTCCTGAAGGAACAGGGCTTTGATCCTCTTCAATTAATGATCGATTACGCGCGTGTCCATGGCAAGGAGATCTGGTGGTCGATGCGGATGAACGATACCCACGACAACCAGGCCAAGCGGGAAGACTGGCAATTGTCCCAGTGGAAGAGGGAACACCGCCATCTGCTCATGGCCCCGGTGCGCACCCAATTCCCCTACGGCTGGCAGGCTGGGCCTTCCTGGACCTATACCGCACTCAATTACGAGCATGAGGAGGTGCGAAACAAGGTCTATAGTATCATCGCCGATGTTTGCACCCGCTACGATCTCGACGGCATAGAACTTGATTTCTTCCGGCACCCGGTGTTTTTCCGCCCGCAGATGTTTGGCGAGCCGGTCACCGATGAACAAAGGGGGCTGATGACCGACCTTCTAAGACGGATCCGCGATCTCACCGAGGAGATCGCCAAGGAGCGGGGACGACCCTTCCTAGTGGTGGTACGGGTCCCGGATTCCGTCGGATATGCCAAAGAGATCGGTCTGGATGTGGTGGAGTGGCTGGAACAGGATCTGGTGGATATCATTATTGCCGCGGGCATCTTTCGCCTCGAACCCTGGGAGAACAGTGTGGACCTAGGACGGCGCTACGATGTACCAGTTTACGCTTCTTTGAGCACCAGTCGCTTAGGCGGGTATCTTGAAGTCTGGCGGGAGGAGGCGCTGCAGGCCTGGGAAGCAGGATGCAGTGGGATCGCCACCTTTAACGTCTTTCAGCCCAATTCCCCGCTTCTGCGTCAGTTGGGCGATCCGGGCCTCTTAAGAAACCTTCCCCGCACTACTAGTTACTCGGTGGATGAAGATATTATGCGTTCCTTGCGTTCAATTTCCAGCTTTCTTAAGGGCGGGGAACGGTTTCTGGACCCGGCGGTTGCCGCCTTGTATCCACCGGAGGCAGTGGCAGAGATCCTTGCCGGTCCATGACCGTAGGCAAGAATCCCCCGTCGCTGAGACTTGAAGGCTGGAGATTGGTCGTGACAATAACCACTGTTGGGATGGATGCGTGACGGGACGCGCCTTGTCCATGGTGTTCTTGTTGTCTCTTGCTGGGATTTCGGGATGTGAATCCTGCCGCAGCGTGCGTCCTTCAACCTGTCTTAGTCCAATTCCCTGGGAACTGAGCGTTCGGGACCGGCTCCGACCTCCAAAGGACTAAGGCTTGCTCGGCGCCTACCGACGTGGGGCCACCCCGTGGGATAAGGGAAACAGTATGTGGTTCCGGCGGTGCAGAGCCAGATCCGGAGGGTGTGGTCGCGCAGCCGATGCCGGGGCGCTAAGCCCATGTAAGGAGGGCGAAGCAGGATGGGGTCTGGAACTTGTTTTGAGATTATCGGACGGTAGCAAGAAGGGTTTACGGCCATGGGGAGGGGGATCAGGAACCTGACAAAGTCCCTGTTGCAGGGAGGTTTAACGACGGTTCTCCGGAAAATGGTATAATGCGTCTATAGAGGCAGGATATGTACGAGGCGTGATGTAGCGTACTGGAAGTTCCTAGGAAGCGGTGGGGGGAGTGAGGAGCCGGCAGTCTAAGAATCAGTTGGCCTTAGGGACGGCGAAAGAAACCAGGGAAAAGGGAAGAGATGGAGATGAACCGCTTGGCAAGAATTACAAACGGGAGAACCGGCCGGTTTGCGTCCTGGGATACCGAAGGACGGAACAGGGACTGCTGGCTGATACCGCCCGGCCAGTCGAGAGTCCTGGCAGATATTAAAGGGCCGGGGCTAATTACCCATATTTGGATGACCCAACCGATGCACTACCGGGAATGTCTGCTGAAGATTACCTGGGACTCTGCTGAGGCACCCAGTGTCCTCGTGCCCCTTGGGGACTTCTTCTGTCTAGGGCACGGGATTGTGAATTCCTTTCAGTCGGCGTTGTTCACCGCTTCCACGCCGCACAACAACCAGTTTAATCGGGGATGCGCCCTGAACTGCTATGTGCCGATGCCCTTTCGGGAACGGGCGGTGGTGGAACTGGTGAATGAAAGCGGAGAGGAACACCGCCAGTACTTCTATATCGATTACGAGACCTATGACGAGCTACCGGCGGATCTGGGCTATTTCCATGCGGAGTTTCGCCGCACCAATCCCTTCGGAGGCTGGGGGCATGAGATTACCGTCAATACCCCGGAGACAAATATCGTCAATAAGGAAAGGCTTGCCTGGGAGAACAACTACGTCATCCTTGAAACGAAAGGCACCGGCCACTATATCGGGTGTAACCTATCGGTAACCAACTTCCAGGGGACCTGGTGGGGCGAGGGCGACGACATGATCTGGGTCGATGGTTACAAGTGGCCGCCGGATCTGCACGGGACTGGCAGTGAGGACTATTTCAACCATGCTTGGGGTATGCAACGCAACGCCTTTTTGCGGAATGGCTCTTCGATTTACATGCACGATACGAACGGGTATCAGACCAGCTATGTCTTTCACCTAGAAAACCCCGTGCGTTTCCAGCGGGAGATCAAGGTGACCATCGAGCACGGCCATGGCAACCATCTGGCCAATGAGATGTCCTCGGTGGCTTACTGGTACGCCAAAGAACCAACGGGTGTTGTGGTACCGCCTCCTGTCGCCAAACGGGCGCCGGTTCTGCGGGACAACCAGGGGACTTGGTTGTACGATGAACAAAACCAGTGTCCCGGCAGGCCAGTGCCGATTAACGAAGAGATGGCCCAGGCCAAGGCGGCCTGGCAAAAGAAAAGACAGGGCTAGCGGCGCAGAAGCGATCTGTCAATGAAACAACGGAGAGGGGCGGCGGACAGCACCCTTGCCCTCGGGATGATCCCGGGCTTGGATACTCGTTTGTGAGAGGCTTGGGCTGTTTTGTCCGCCGCCCTTCGTCCGTTGATTACGAAGGGATCTCCCTGACGTTACCATGGGAGTGTGGCGATGATACCATGCGGTTGGCACAACAATTTGCTGATGGAAAAGAGGAAATCCCGGACACGACGGCGAACAACGTAATACGTATTACGTTTTTTGATTTGTCGGAATTGGAGGACTGGTCTTGCATGAAAATAACAGGAGTTATCCCACCACTTATTACCCCCCTGGACCAGGAAGGAAGGCTAGATCGGGTTTCCTTGAAGCGTCTTATCGGACGGATGACGGAAGCTGGCGTAGACGGCTTGTTCTTGGCCGGCTCCACTGGGGAAGGGGCAAACTTGACGGATGAGGTGTACTATCCCCTCGTTACCGAGAGTCTTGCCTGTTCTGAACTACCGCTCTATGTGGGGATCAGTGAGAACGGCACGGGGAAGGTCAAAGAGAAGATCGCTCGGCTGAGCAAGTATGCCCTTAGTGGCATCGTGATTACAGCACCAGCCTATTTCAACTATTCATCGTTGGGGCTTGGCGGCTTCTTCACCGAGATCGCCGATTACAGCCCGTTTCCCGTACTGGTGTACAACATCCCCTCTAACAGCCATGTGTACCTGGAGCCAGAGCTACTTATCGATCTTTCCCAACAT from Bacillota bacterium includes the following:
- a CDS encoding DUF2961 domain-containing protein, which encodes MARITNGRTGRFASWDTEGRNRDCWLIPPGQSRVLADIKGPGLITHIWMTQPMHYRECLLKITWDSAEAPSVLVPLGDFFCLGHGIVNSFQSALFTASTPHNNQFNRGCALNCYVPMPFRERAVVELVNESGEEHRQYFYIDYETYDELPADLGYFHAEFRRTNPFGGWGHEITVNTPETNIVNKERLAWENNYVILETKGTGHYIGCNLSVTNFQGTWWGEGDDMIWVDGYKWPPDLHGTGSEDYFNHAWGMQRNAFLRNGSSIYMHDTNGYQTSYVFHLENPVRFQREIKVTIEHGHGNHLANEMSSVAYWYAKEPTGVVVPPPVAKRAPVLRDNQGTWLYDEQNQCPGRPVPINEEMAQAKAAWQKKRQG
- a CDS encoding family 10 glycosylhydrolase, which produces MQEQKLQVIEGKATLRVIQADLEDGRVLGTVALCSDSPSGSQVFSLRVQASAWCFRGDWVLLEPGREVFTKEIGHLSADEQWVDFVFELPEFAAPTTAIVRLTVIPDLTNTNLQVEQEAAEVYYTYRDPKVQSPLSAYTDRKAAAQRTRRIIYNNDGNDNPSLPVTPISFLQRRTLGLEYTQVDTISYCTGIFNLYTHHSDETELHYSTGSTPPEAVSWALLLKEQGFDPLQLMIDYARVHGKEIWWSMRMNDTHDNQAKREDWQLSQWKREHRHLLMAPVRTQFPYGWQAGPSWTYTALNYEHEEVRNKVYSIIADVCTRYDLDGIELDFFRHPVFFRPQMFGEPVTDEQRGLMTDLLRRIRDLTEEIAKERGRPFLVVVRVPDSVGYAKEIGLDVVEWLEQDLVDIIIAAGIFRLEPWENSVDLGRRYDVPVYASLSTSRLGGYLEVWREEALQAWEAGCSGIATFNVFQPNSPLLRQLGDPGLLRNLPRTTSYSVDEDIMRSLRSISSFLKGGERFLDPAVAALYPPEAVAEILAGP
- a CDS encoding dihydrodipicolinate synthase family protein — translated: MKITGVIPPLITPLDQEGRLDRVSLKRLIGRMTEAGVDGLFLAGSTGEGANLTDEVYYPLVTESLACSELPLYVGISENGTGKVKEKIARLSKYALSGIVITAPAYFNYSSLGLGGFFTEIADYSPFPVLVYNIPSNSHVYLEPELLIDLSQHPNICAVKDSAGRFIHFQKLLFAKEAGEFQASLLQGCEELMMASALSGADGVIPGIANIAARQCVELWRAAQAGDVTRGYSIQKEIIDLMGIYRGGVWFRTLKEYLAREGVCQPHVTAPFGYEPYNPQYGPTELKKSSNE